A single Cucumis melo cultivar AY chromosome 4, USDA_Cmelo_AY_1.0, whole genome shotgun sequence DNA region contains:
- the LOC103487162 gene encoding kinesin-like protein KIN-14P isoform X3 produces the protein MNSTSEQNNRDYAGLSISNLAVNGRPSVERNAKQIMILAEWLRSIFPGLNLPINASDEDLKACLLDANVLSQILNKLKKHGSAKEGGYVIPNLASRAEKITRFLVAISSMGILKLDAADIEDGSMDSVYTCLWSIRARFMSNDVGDKPLGCNSPAKSENFRFDTSLHEPFSPVMGEERRKVLFESKFLRTLSSPIMSESLVGSNHQVGHKFHEVFQLKQGRYADLPAAKISEMMKSNSLDHLLLQNAPTQSLLSVVNGILDESLEKKNGEIPHRVACLLRKVVQEIERRISTQADHLRTQNNLFKAREEKFQSRIRVLEALASNINEENQSVLSQLQQTKQAEKTKAEEKKNSLNEDVSRLIKERDECKAEIVLLKQELETAKKTYELRCLQVEMEKGEDVSRLMKERDESKVEITMLKQELEIAKKTYELRCLQLKTEIGEDAARLIKERDESREKITMLKQELETTKEMYELRCLQVKTEKGEDVSRLIEERDENKAEITMLKQELETAKKTYELRCLQVDAEKGEDMSRLIKDRDESKAEITMLKQELEAAKKTYESRCLQVETKKGEDVTRLIEDRDESRSEIISLRQELEKAKKTYELRCLQLETENDEAMTRLIKERDESKVKIITLKQELEEARNAYELRCLQFEKEKDEDVTKLIKERDESKTEIAVLKHELETTTKTYELRRLEVETETKSAQLMLEERIKELENLLEDSSNEVKELTTSFESKQKKWNEKANSYKRMIEFQYNLLQGVKCTSESVKEEVLRVKMDYSNEVNQLGLKLKSLAHAAGNYHVLLAENRKLFNEIQDLKGNIRVYCRIRPFLTGQKDKRMTIEYIGENGEVVIANPTKPGKEGHKLFKFNKVYSPASTQGEVFSDIQPLVRSVLDGYNVCIFAYGQTGSGKTYTMTGPNGATKENWGVNYRALNDLFEISQNRSGAISYEVGAQMVEVYNEQVRDLLSSNASQKKLGILTHSQPFGLAVPDATLLPVNSTSDVINLMDIGLKNRAVGATAMNERSSRSHSIVTIHVRGADLKGGSSLHGNLHLVDLAGSERVDRSEVTGDRLKEAQHINKSLSALGDVIFALAQKSSHVPYRNSKLTQVLQSSLGGQAKTVMFVQLNPDVNSYSESLSTLKFAERVSGVELGAARSTKEGRDVKELMDQVASLKDTISKRDEEIDRLQLLKDLKNNVYNGINTEKRSTATIHKDVNGIVPRVQKPSGGKSIGGAVEKDGLDHDNASDHSDAHSEADSHHSMDDVKNRNEAIRRLDIENDATSMNSTRATKPAEKLEKPRSTTTISRTLHKHSQTASSTLPGSKEPSRLSSAPSLKKTVTGLKSGRRWQ, from the exons ATGAATTCAACATCAGAGCAGAACAACAGAGATTATGCTGGACTCAGCATCTCAAACTTAGCTGTTAATGGAAGACCCTCTGTAGAAAGGAACG CTAAGCAGATAATGATTTTAGCTGAGTGGTTGAGGAGTATTTTCCCTGGTCTAAATTTGCCAATCAATGCTTCCGATGAGGATCTCAAAGCATGCTTGTTGGATGCGAATGTGTTGTCCCAAATTCTGAACAAGCTAAAAAAACATGGTTCTGCAAAGGAG GGAGGTTATGTTATCCCCAATTTGGCTTCACGGGCGGAGAAGATCACGAGGTTCCTTGTCGCTATATCCAGCATGGGGATACTAAAATTAGACGCTGCCGACATTGAAGAT GGATCTATGGATTCTGTTTACACCTGTTTATGGTCAATTAGAGCACGGTTTATGTCAAATGACGTGGGAGATAAACCTTTGGGATGTAACTCACCTGCTAAGTCAGAAAACTTTCGTTTTGACACATCCTTACATGAACCTTTTTCTCCTGTGATGGGAGAAGAAAGGAGGAAAGTCTTATTTGAGTCGAAATTTCTTCGTACCCTGAGTAGTCCAATTATGTCAG AATCATTAGTAGGATCAAATCACCAAGTTGGTCATAAGTTTCACGAAGTGTTTCAACTAAAGCAAGGTCGTTATGCTGATCTTCCGGCTGCAAAAATTTCAGAAATGATGAAATCAAATAGTCTCGAC CATCTCTTATTGCAGAATGCTCCAACACAATCACTTTTGAGTGTGGTGAACGGAATTCTTGATGAAAGTCTGGAGAAAAAGAATGGTGAAATTCCTCAT CGTGTGGCATGCCTGTTGAGAAAAGTAGTTCAAGAAATTGAGCGGCGTATTTCTACTCAAGCAGATCATCTTCGAACT CAAAACAATCTTTTCAAGGCTCGTGAAGAGAAATTCCAGTCTCGAATAAGAGTGCTGGAGGCACTTGCATCAAACATTAATGAAGAAAATCAG TCTGTTCTTAGCCAGCTTCAACAAACAAAG CAAGCAGAGAAGACTAAAGcggaagaaaagaagaattcTCTAAATGAAGACGTGAGCAGGTTGATTAAAGAAAGAGATGAATGCAAAGCAGAGATTGTACTCTTGAAGCAAGAATTGGAAACCGCTAAGAAGACATACGAATTGCGTTGCTTGCAAGTGGAAATGGAAAAAGGTGAGGATGTGAGTAGGTTGATGAAAGAAAGAGACGAGAGCAAAGTAGAGATTACAATGTTGAAGCAAGAGTTAGAAATAGCTAAGAAAACATATGAATTACGTTGTTTGCAATTAAAAACTGAAATAGGCGAGGATGCGGCTAGATTGATtaaagaaagagatgaaagtAGAGAAAAGATCACAATGTTGAAACAAGAGTTGGAAACAACTAAAGAGATGTATGAATTGCGTTGCTTGCAAGTAAAGACAGAAAAGGGGGAGGATGTGAGCAGGTTGATtgaagaaagagatgaaaaCAAAGCCGAGATCACAATGTTGAAGCAAGAGCTGGAAACAGCTAAGAAGACGTATGAATTGCGTTGCTTGCAAGTGGACGCAGAAAAAGGGGAGGATATGAGTAGGTTGATTAAAGACAGAGATGAGAGCAAAGCTGAGATCACAATGTTAAAGCAAGAGTTGGAAGCAGCTAAGAAGACATATGAATCGCGTTGCTTGCAAGTGGAAACAAAAAAAGGTGAGGATGTGACTAGGTTAATTGAAGATAGAGATGAAAGTAGATCGGAGATTATATCCTTAAGGCAAGAGTTGGAAAAAGCTAAGAAGACATATGAATTGCGTTGCTTGCAATTAGAAACAGAAAATGATGAGGCTATGACTAGGTTGATTAAAGAACGGGATGAAAGCAAAGTTAAGATCATAACATTGAAGCAAGAGTTAGAAGAAGCTAGGAATGCATATGAATTGCGATGCTTGcaatttgaaaaggaaaaagatgaaGATGTGACTAAGCTGATTAAGGAAAGAGATGAAAGTAAAACAGAGATTGCGGTGCTGAAGCATGAGTTGGAAACAACTACAAAGACATATGAATTACGCCGCTTGGAAGtggaaacagaaacaaaatCTGCTCAATTAATGCTTGAGGAAAGAATAAAAGAACTTGAGAACCTCTTGGAAGATTCAAGTAATGAAGTAAAAGAACTTACAACAAGTTTTGAATCAAAGCAAAAAAAATGGAATGAAAAGGCAAACAGCTACAAGCGTATGATAGAATTTCAATACAATCTATTACAG GGTGTTAAATGCACCTCAGAGTCTGTTAAAGAAGAGGTTCTGAGAGTGAAGATGGACTATTCAAACGAAGTCAACCAATTAG GACTCAAACTCAAATCATTAGCACATGCAGCTGGAAACTATCATGTGTTGCTTGCTGAAAATAGAAAATTGTTTAATGAGATACAAGATTTAAAAG GAAACATCAGAGTGTATTGTCGAATAAGGCCATTTTTGACTGGGCAGAAAGACAAACGGATGACCATAGAATACATTGGTGAAAATGGAGAAGTGGTCATAGCAAACCCCACCAAGCCTGGGAAAGAAGGTCATAAGTTATTTAAGTTTAACAAGGTGTACAGCCCAGCTTCAACTCAAG GGGAGGTCTTTTCTGATATCCAACCTCTGGTACGATCTGTACTTGATGGATATAATGTATGCATATTTGCCTATGGCCAAACTGGTTCTGGAAAGACATATACGATG ACTGGTCCTAATGGTGCTACTAAGGAGAACTGGGGAGTTAATTATCGAGCACTCAATGACCTTTTCGAAATCTCTCAAAATAGAAGTGGTGCCATTTCCTATGAAGTTGGTGCGCAAATGGTTGAAGTTTATAATGAACAAGTGAGGGATCTACTTTCAAGCAACGCCTCCCAGAAGAA ACTAGGGATTTTGACTCATTCTCAACCGTTTGGACTTGCGGTACCTGATGCTACCTTGCTTCCAGTGAATTCAACCTCAGATGTTATAAACCTAATGGACATTGGACTGAAGAACAGAGCAGTTGGCGCCACTGCAATGAACGAAAGAAGTAGTCGGTCACATAG TATTGTGACTATACACGTTCGTGGGGCGGATTTGAAGGGTGGTTCCTCATTGCATGGTAATCTTCATTTGGTAGATCTTGCTGGAAGTGAGCGGGTTGACCGTTCTGAAGTTACAGGAGATAGACTCAAGGAAGCACAACATATAAACAAATCATTGTCCGCACTTGGAGATGTCATTTTTGCTCTAGCACAGAAGAGCTCTCATGTTCCATATAGAAATAGCAAGCTCACTCAAGTCCTCCAAAGCTCTCTTG GTGGTCAAGCAAAGACGGTTATGTTTGTACAGCTTAACCCTGATGTGAACTCATATTCTGAGTCCTTGAGCACATTAAAGTTTGCAGAGAGAGTTTCTGGAGTCGAGTTGGGAGCAGCTCGGAGCACCAAGGAAGGAAGGGATGTCAAAGAGCTAATGGACCAG GTGGCATCTCTGAAAGACACTATCAGCAAAAGGGATGAGGAGATTGATAGGCTACAGCTACTCAAAGACCTCAAGAACAACGTGTACAACGGTATCAACACCGAGAAGCGCAGCACAGCTACTATACACAAAGATGTGAATGGCATAGTGCCAAGAGTTCAGAAGCCTTCAGGTGGGAAGAGCATAGGTGGAGCTGTGGAGAAAGATGGTTTAGATCATGACAATGCATCAGACCACAGCGATGCGCATTCGGAAGCAGACTCTCATCACTCAATGGATGATGTGAAGAACCGTAATGAAGCTATTCGACGACTAGACATAG AAAATGATGCAACAAGTATGAACTCAACTCGAGCCACAAAACCGGCAGAGAAGTTGGAAAA GCCCAGATCTACAACTACTATTTCTAGGACCTTGCATAAACATTCACAAACTGCATCAAGTACACTGCCTGGATCCAAGGAGCCTTCAAGGTTATCATCTGCACCAA GTCTTAAAAAAACTGTAACGGGACTCAAGTCTGGTAGAAGATGGCAGTAA
- the LOC103487162 gene encoding kinesin-like protein KIN-14P isoform X1, which translates to MNSTSEQNNRDYAGLSISNLAVNGRPSVERNAKQIMILAEWLRSIFPGLNLPINASDEDLKACLLDANVLSQILNKLKKHGSAKEGGYVIPNLASRAEKITRFLVAISSMGILKLDAADIEDGSMDSVYTCLWSIRARFMSNDVGDKPLGCNSPAKSENFRFDTSLHEPFSPVMGEERRKVLFESKFLRTLSSPIMSESLVGSNHQVGHKFHEVFQLKQGRYADLPAAKISEMMKSNSLDHLLLQNAPTQSLLSVVNGILDESLEKKNGEIPHRVACLLRKVVQEIERRISTQADHLRTQNNLFKAREEKFQSRIRVLEALASNINEENQSVLSQLQQTKQAEKTKAEEKKNSLNEDVSRLIKERDECKAEIVLLKQELETAKKTYELRCLQVEMEKGEDVSRLMKERDESKVEITMLKQELEIAKKTYELRCLQLKTEIGEDAARLIKERDESREKITMLKQELETTKEMYELRCLQVKTEKGEDVSRLIEERDENKAEITMLKQELETAKKTYELRCLQVDAEKGEDMSRLIKDRDESKAEITMLKQELEAAKKTYESRCLQVETKKGEDVTRLIEDRDESRSEIISLRQELEKAKKTYELRCLQLETENDEAMTRLIKERDESKVKIITLKQELEEARNAYELRCLQFEKEKDEDVTKLIKERDESKTEIAVLKHELETTTKTYELRRLEVETETKSAQLMLEERIKELENLLEDSSNEVKELTTSFESKQKKWNEKANSYKRMIEFQYNLLQGVKCTSESVKEEVLRVKMDYSNEVNQLGLKLKSLAHAAGNYHVLLAENRKLFNEIQDLKGNIRVYCRIRPFLTGQKDKRMTIEYIGENGEVVIANPTKPGKEGHKLFKFNKVYSPASTQGEVFSDIQPLVRSVLDGYNVCIFAYGQTGSGKTYTMTGPNGATKENWGVNYRALNDLFEISQNRSGAISYEVGAQMVEVYNEQVRDLLSSNASQKKLGILTHSQPFGLAVPDATLLPVNSTSDVINLMDIGLKNRAVGATAMNERSSRSHSIVTIHVRGADLKGGSSLHGNLHLVDLAGSERVDRSEVTGDRLKEAQHINKSLSALGDVIFALAQKSSHVPYRNSKLTQVLQSSLGGQAKTVMFVQLNPDVNSYSESLSTLKFAERVSGVELGAARSTKEGRDVKELMDQVASLKDTISKRDEEIDRLQLLKDLKNNVYNGINTEKRSTATIHKDVNGIVPRVQKPSGGKSIGGAVEKDGLDHDNASDHSDAHSEADSHHSMDDVKNRNEAIRRLDIGQNIIEDAETLGFADPDYEERIMDVDDLTIETENDATSMNSTRATKPAEKLEKPRSTTTISRTLHKHSQTASSTLPGSKEPSRLSSAPSLKKTVTGLKSGRRWQ; encoded by the exons ATGAATTCAACATCAGAGCAGAACAACAGAGATTATGCTGGACTCAGCATCTCAAACTTAGCTGTTAATGGAAGACCCTCTGTAGAAAGGAACG CTAAGCAGATAATGATTTTAGCTGAGTGGTTGAGGAGTATTTTCCCTGGTCTAAATTTGCCAATCAATGCTTCCGATGAGGATCTCAAAGCATGCTTGTTGGATGCGAATGTGTTGTCCCAAATTCTGAACAAGCTAAAAAAACATGGTTCTGCAAAGGAG GGAGGTTATGTTATCCCCAATTTGGCTTCACGGGCGGAGAAGATCACGAGGTTCCTTGTCGCTATATCCAGCATGGGGATACTAAAATTAGACGCTGCCGACATTGAAGAT GGATCTATGGATTCTGTTTACACCTGTTTATGGTCAATTAGAGCACGGTTTATGTCAAATGACGTGGGAGATAAACCTTTGGGATGTAACTCACCTGCTAAGTCAGAAAACTTTCGTTTTGACACATCCTTACATGAACCTTTTTCTCCTGTGATGGGAGAAGAAAGGAGGAAAGTCTTATTTGAGTCGAAATTTCTTCGTACCCTGAGTAGTCCAATTATGTCAG AATCATTAGTAGGATCAAATCACCAAGTTGGTCATAAGTTTCACGAAGTGTTTCAACTAAAGCAAGGTCGTTATGCTGATCTTCCGGCTGCAAAAATTTCAGAAATGATGAAATCAAATAGTCTCGAC CATCTCTTATTGCAGAATGCTCCAACACAATCACTTTTGAGTGTGGTGAACGGAATTCTTGATGAAAGTCTGGAGAAAAAGAATGGTGAAATTCCTCAT CGTGTGGCATGCCTGTTGAGAAAAGTAGTTCAAGAAATTGAGCGGCGTATTTCTACTCAAGCAGATCATCTTCGAACT CAAAACAATCTTTTCAAGGCTCGTGAAGAGAAATTCCAGTCTCGAATAAGAGTGCTGGAGGCACTTGCATCAAACATTAATGAAGAAAATCAG TCTGTTCTTAGCCAGCTTCAACAAACAAAG CAAGCAGAGAAGACTAAAGcggaagaaaagaagaattcTCTAAATGAAGACGTGAGCAGGTTGATTAAAGAAAGAGATGAATGCAAAGCAGAGATTGTACTCTTGAAGCAAGAATTGGAAACCGCTAAGAAGACATACGAATTGCGTTGCTTGCAAGTGGAAATGGAAAAAGGTGAGGATGTGAGTAGGTTGATGAAAGAAAGAGACGAGAGCAAAGTAGAGATTACAATGTTGAAGCAAGAGTTAGAAATAGCTAAGAAAACATATGAATTACGTTGTTTGCAATTAAAAACTGAAATAGGCGAGGATGCGGCTAGATTGATtaaagaaagagatgaaagtAGAGAAAAGATCACAATGTTGAAACAAGAGTTGGAAACAACTAAAGAGATGTATGAATTGCGTTGCTTGCAAGTAAAGACAGAAAAGGGGGAGGATGTGAGCAGGTTGATtgaagaaagagatgaaaaCAAAGCCGAGATCACAATGTTGAAGCAAGAGCTGGAAACAGCTAAGAAGACGTATGAATTGCGTTGCTTGCAAGTGGACGCAGAAAAAGGGGAGGATATGAGTAGGTTGATTAAAGACAGAGATGAGAGCAAAGCTGAGATCACAATGTTAAAGCAAGAGTTGGAAGCAGCTAAGAAGACATATGAATCGCGTTGCTTGCAAGTGGAAACAAAAAAAGGTGAGGATGTGACTAGGTTAATTGAAGATAGAGATGAAAGTAGATCGGAGATTATATCCTTAAGGCAAGAGTTGGAAAAAGCTAAGAAGACATATGAATTGCGTTGCTTGCAATTAGAAACAGAAAATGATGAGGCTATGACTAGGTTGATTAAAGAACGGGATGAAAGCAAAGTTAAGATCATAACATTGAAGCAAGAGTTAGAAGAAGCTAGGAATGCATATGAATTGCGATGCTTGcaatttgaaaaggaaaaagatgaaGATGTGACTAAGCTGATTAAGGAAAGAGATGAAAGTAAAACAGAGATTGCGGTGCTGAAGCATGAGTTGGAAACAACTACAAAGACATATGAATTACGCCGCTTGGAAGtggaaacagaaacaaaatCTGCTCAATTAATGCTTGAGGAAAGAATAAAAGAACTTGAGAACCTCTTGGAAGATTCAAGTAATGAAGTAAAAGAACTTACAACAAGTTTTGAATCAAAGCAAAAAAAATGGAATGAAAAGGCAAACAGCTACAAGCGTATGATAGAATTTCAATACAATCTATTACAG GGTGTTAAATGCACCTCAGAGTCTGTTAAAGAAGAGGTTCTGAGAGTGAAGATGGACTATTCAAACGAAGTCAACCAATTAG GACTCAAACTCAAATCATTAGCACATGCAGCTGGAAACTATCATGTGTTGCTTGCTGAAAATAGAAAATTGTTTAATGAGATACAAGATTTAAAAG GAAACATCAGAGTGTATTGTCGAATAAGGCCATTTTTGACTGGGCAGAAAGACAAACGGATGACCATAGAATACATTGGTGAAAATGGAGAAGTGGTCATAGCAAACCCCACCAAGCCTGGGAAAGAAGGTCATAAGTTATTTAAGTTTAACAAGGTGTACAGCCCAGCTTCAACTCAAG GGGAGGTCTTTTCTGATATCCAACCTCTGGTACGATCTGTACTTGATGGATATAATGTATGCATATTTGCCTATGGCCAAACTGGTTCTGGAAAGACATATACGATG ACTGGTCCTAATGGTGCTACTAAGGAGAACTGGGGAGTTAATTATCGAGCACTCAATGACCTTTTCGAAATCTCTCAAAATAGAAGTGGTGCCATTTCCTATGAAGTTGGTGCGCAAATGGTTGAAGTTTATAATGAACAAGTGAGGGATCTACTTTCAAGCAACGCCTCCCAGAAGAA ACTAGGGATTTTGACTCATTCTCAACCGTTTGGACTTGCGGTACCTGATGCTACCTTGCTTCCAGTGAATTCAACCTCAGATGTTATAAACCTAATGGACATTGGACTGAAGAACAGAGCAGTTGGCGCCACTGCAATGAACGAAAGAAGTAGTCGGTCACATAG TATTGTGACTATACACGTTCGTGGGGCGGATTTGAAGGGTGGTTCCTCATTGCATGGTAATCTTCATTTGGTAGATCTTGCTGGAAGTGAGCGGGTTGACCGTTCTGAAGTTACAGGAGATAGACTCAAGGAAGCACAACATATAAACAAATCATTGTCCGCACTTGGAGATGTCATTTTTGCTCTAGCACAGAAGAGCTCTCATGTTCCATATAGAAATAGCAAGCTCACTCAAGTCCTCCAAAGCTCTCTTG GTGGTCAAGCAAAGACGGTTATGTTTGTACAGCTTAACCCTGATGTGAACTCATATTCTGAGTCCTTGAGCACATTAAAGTTTGCAGAGAGAGTTTCTGGAGTCGAGTTGGGAGCAGCTCGGAGCACCAAGGAAGGAAGGGATGTCAAAGAGCTAATGGACCAG GTGGCATCTCTGAAAGACACTATCAGCAAAAGGGATGAGGAGATTGATAGGCTACAGCTACTCAAAGACCTCAAGAACAACGTGTACAACGGTATCAACACCGAGAAGCGCAGCACAGCTACTATACACAAAGATGTGAATGGCATAGTGCCAAGAGTTCAGAAGCCTTCAGGTGGGAAGAGCATAGGTGGAGCTGTGGAGAAAGATGGTTTAGATCATGACAATGCATCAGACCACAGCGATGCGCATTCGGAAGCAGACTCTCATCACTCAATGGATGATGTGAAGAACCGTAATGAAGCTATTCGACGACTAGACATAGGTCAGAATATTATTGAAGATGCTGAGACATTAGGATTTGCAGATCCAGATTACGAAGAAAGAATAATGGACGTTGATGATCTTACTATTGAAACAGAAAATGATGCAACAAGTATGAACTCAACTCGAGCCACAAAACCGGCAGAGAAGTTGGAAAA GCCCAGATCTACAACTACTATTTCTAGGACCTTGCATAAACATTCACAAACTGCATCAAGTACACTGCCTGGATCCAAGGAGCCTTCAAGGTTATCATCTGCACCAA GTCTTAAAAAAACTGTAACGGGACTCAAGTCTGGTAGAAGATGGCAGTAA